From one Pseudomonas sp. S35 genomic stretch:
- a CDS encoding gluconokinase yields MSQPVTALVIMGVAGCGKTSVSEALCRLNGATAIEGDSFHPAANIEKMSAGHPLNDDDRAGWLDILCEELRRSLKAGEHPVLTCSALKKKYRDHLREAAPGLGFVFLELTREVASDRVSHRPGHFMPASLIDSQFATLESPKGEPLTLALNASEDSVEALAEQTNAWWLKHGFERTH; encoded by the coding sequence ATGAGTCAACCTGTTACCGCCCTGGTCATCATGGGTGTTGCCGGCTGTGGCAAGACCAGCGTCAGCGAGGCCCTGTGCCGGCTGAACGGCGCCACCGCCATTGAAGGCGACAGCTTCCATCCTGCCGCGAACATCGAAAAGATGAGCGCCGGCCACCCCCTCAACGACGACGACCGCGCCGGTTGGCTCGACATCCTGTGCGAGGAACTGCGCCGTTCGCTCAAAGCCGGTGAACATCCGGTGCTCACCTGTTCGGCGCTCAAGAAAAAATACCGCGACCACCTGCGCGAAGCCGCGCCGGGCCTGGGTTTCGTGTTCCTGGAGCTGACCCGCGAAGTCGCCTCGGACCGTGTGTCCCATCGTCCCGGTCATTTCATGCCGGCAAGCCTGATCGACAGCCAGTTCGCCACGCTTGAATCGCCCAAGGGCGAACCGCTGACCCTGGCCCTCAATGCCAGCGAAGACAGTGTCGAAGCATTGGCCGAGCAGACCAACGCTTGGTGGCTCAAGCACGGTTTTGAACGAACTCATTAA